One Ktedonobacteraceae bacterium genomic region harbors:
- a CDS encoding TMEM175 family protein: protein MEEKETGRLEAFSDGVFAVAITLLVLNIRLPSDTQLQDAGLASFLGNQWPALLAFVTSFLTIGIMWINHHRLFTHIRRTDTGLMLLNLLLLLVIVFIPFPTALLAQQYSHNQGEHVSTVLYAGVNLLMAIAFNLLWRYASYHNRLISKDADKHSVNAISRQYLFGPLLYLVVFGLAWLNTPASLTFTFILALFFALPPRSLLVTVEKVQAQQDEAE from the coding sequence ATGGAAGAAAAAGAAACCGGCCGCCTGGAAGCTTTTAGCGATGGAGTGTTCGCCGTCGCGATTACCCTGCTGGTCTTGAATATCAGGTTACCGTCCGATACGCAATTACAAGACGCGGGCCTGGCTTCCTTCCTGGGTAATCAGTGGCCGGCCTTGCTGGCTTTTGTCACCAGTTTTTTGACCATAGGCATTATGTGGATTAATCATCACCGGCTTTTTACACACATCCGGCGTACAGATACCGGCCTGATGCTTTTAAACCTCTTGCTCCTTCTAGTAATCGTTTTTATCCCTTTTCCTACAGCGCTGCTGGCGCAGCAATATTCACATAATCAGGGGGAGCACGTATCGACTGTGCTCTATGCGGGGGTAAACCTGCTGATGGCGATTGCATTTAATCTTCTGTGGCGCTATGCCTCTTATCACAATCGCCTCATCAGCAAAGATGCCGATAAGCACTCGGTAAATGCTATCAGCAGGCAATATTTGTTCGGGCCGCTACTCTATCTGGTTGTTTTCGGGTTAGCCTGGCTCAATACGCCTGCTAGCCTGACATTCACGTTCATCCTGGCGCTTTTCTTTGCTCTGCCTCCCCGGTCGCTGCTTGTGACAGTAGAAAAGGTACAGGCGCAACAGGATGAGGCCGAATAG
- a CDS encoding DUF2851 family protein, with amino-acid sequence MNAYAYLQETDVARRWWTVSRDIVMPLSDGATCRVDFQGRPGGSMGPDVRDAVLIFMHGRKLPARDASGRQRDEKRVVGDVEFHIRSSDWCAHAHDSDPRYNNVILHVVLIYDDVTPIRRQDGRIIPTCCLNDLPPLAYDPPVWPCRESFSRVSDAECARLLTFAGLLRFEQKTQTLLALLRAASPHGDFSAYDTCLISALAEGLGYGRDRVFFRAAGLHLLDMLDKGDIPEPLGHSNEPPPLDARRLGILGRLVRSWRATGLWETLREVLLPTCATEVFTLPYYESGSHPSRSSQIIQRIRAIFEGLSPARTDILICNVVLPFAAAVGLLENDARLAEQAESLYVRYPALPSNTITRAMCRQLQLSGEPRSACQQQGLHYIYAATCREKLCARCIAGKYEWRTL; translated from the coding sequence GTGAACGCGTATGCCTATCTCCAGGAAACCGACGTTGCTCGCCGCTGGTGGACAGTATCACGCGATATCGTCATGCCGCTCAGCGATGGCGCCACCTGCCGGGTGGATTTCCAGGGCCGTCCGGGAGGCTCAATGGGACCGGATGTGCGCGACGCGGTCCTCATTTTTATGCATGGCAGAAAGTTACCGGCGCGGGACGCTTCCGGGCGGCAACGAGATGAAAAACGGGTGGTAGGCGATGTCGAATTTCACATCCGCTCCAGCGATTGGTGTGCTCATGCTCACGATAGCGACCCGCGTTACAACAATGTCATCCTGCATGTCGTCTTAATTTATGATGACGTGACCCCGATACGCCGCCAGGATGGTCGCATCATCCCCACCTGCTGTCTCAATGACCTGCCGCCTCTCGCCTATGACCCACCTGTTTGGCCGTGCCGGGAAAGCTTTTCGCGCGTGAGCGACGCGGAATGCGCTCGCCTGCTGACCTTTGCCGGCCTGCTGCGTTTCGAACAGAAGACACAGACCTTGCTCGCCCTCTTGCGCGCGGCATCCCCCCACGGCGATTTCAGCGCCTATGATACCTGCTTGATAAGCGCGCTTGCAGAGGGTCTTGGATACGGGCGAGATCGCGTTTTCTTTCGCGCCGCCGGTCTGCACCTGCTCGATATGCTGGACAAAGGCGACATTCCCGAACCGCTGGGTCACAGCAACGAGCCACCGCCTCTAGATGCCCGCCGCCTGGGCATCCTGGGCCGCCTCGTTCGAAGCTGGCGCGCCACCGGCTTGTGGGAGACGTTGCGAGAAGTGCTACTTCCCACCTGTGCCACGGAGGTATTTACACTACCCTATTATGAAAGCGGGTCGCATCCCAGCAGGTCATCGCAAATTATCCAGCGTATCCGTGCCATATTCGAAGGCCTGAGCCCGGCGCGAACGGACATCCTGATCTGCAATGTGGTACTCCCATTTGCCGCTGCTGTGGGCCTGTTGGAGAACGATGCGCGGCTCGCGGAACAGGCTGAAAGCCTCTATGTAAGGTATCCGGCGCTCCCTTCCAATACCATCACACGGGCGATGTGCCGCCAGCTTCAGTTGAGTGGTGAACCCAGGAGCGCCTGCCAGCAGCAGGGATTGCACTATATCTATGCCGCGACCTGCCGCGAGAAGCTTTGCGCGCGCTGCATCGCCGGTAAGTACGAATGGAGGACGCTATGA
- the cmk gene encoding (d)CMP kinase, giving the protein MQKPACIAIDGPAGSGKSTIGKLLGQRLGYLYIDTGAMYRAVAWLALQEGVDITDGPALARLAEHAHIVISHPHIQDGRQYTVTVRGRDITWDIRSAPVTRAVSIVSAHPEVRAILIAQQRAMAHQTGRVVMVGRDIGAVVLPDAELKIYLTASLMERARRRYAELEQRQQATGAANRQLPSLEEVVQDIARRDEIDRANLQPAPDAIIIATDNLTIEQVLDLISSYLEDPV; this is encoded by the coding sequence ATGCAGAAGCCAGCGTGTATCGCTATCGATGGGCCTGCCGGGTCTGGCAAGAGTACGATAGGGAAACTATTGGGGCAGCGATTGGGTTATCTCTATATCGACACGGGGGCAATGTACCGCGCGGTCGCGTGGCTGGCATTGCAGGAAGGCGTCGATATTACCGATGGACCCGCCCTGGCGCGGCTGGCAGAGCATGCCCACATCGTCATTAGCCATCCACATATTCAAGATGGCCGCCAGTATACCGTCACCGTTAGAGGACGCGATATTACCTGGGATATCCGCAGCGCCCCCGTCACGCGGGCCGTCTCCATCGTCTCGGCCCACCCCGAAGTACGCGCCATCCTCATTGCTCAGCAGCGGGCCATGGCACACCAGACAGGCCGCGTCGTCATGGTGGGACGCGATATTGGAGCCGTGGTGCTGCCCGATGCCGAACTAAAAATTTACCTTACCGCCAGCCTGATGGAGCGCGCTCGCCGCCGTTATGCCGAGTTGGAACAGCGACAGCAAGCCACGGGTGCAGCGAACAGGCAACTTCCATCGTTAGAAGAAGTAGTACAGGATATTGCGCGCCGTGATGAGATCGATCGCGCTAACCTGCAGCCTGCCCCGGATGCCATTATAATTGCGACCGACAACCTTACAATTGAGCAGGTACTCGATCTCATCTCTAGTTACCTGGAGGATCCAGTATGA
- a CDS encoding ester cyclase produces the protein MSTETNKAVVQQFLEAWSKNDLATLASIVTGDWTNFDDNLPPLPRGPQGAQALSNLFHAGIPDMQVTFESVIAEGDLVAIRWLNQGTHTGELLGIPPTGKSASVRATGIFRVVDGKVAENHVNFDALGMLQQLGIVPPLGQPAQAI, from the coding sequence ATGTCAACCGAAACCAACAAAGCCGTTGTCCAACAATTCCTCGAGGCCTGGAGCAAAAATGACCTCGCTACCCTCGCGTCAATTGTGACCGGGGACTGGACCAACTTTGATGACAATCTGCCGCCACTGCCGCGCGGTCCTCAAGGCGCGCAGGCGCTGAGCAATCTCTTCCACGCGGGCATACCGGATATGCAGGTAACCTTTGAGTCCGTTATTGCCGAAGGAGATCTGGTGGCTATTCGCTGGTTGAACCAGGGCACGCACACCGGCGAACTGCTGGGTATTCCGCCAACGGGCAAGAGCGCCAGCGTCAGGGCGACCGGCATTTTCCGTGTTGTCGACGGCAAGGTCGCCGAGAATCACGTTAACTTCGACGCGCTTGGCATGTTGCAGCAACTGGGCATAGTGCCCCCGCTGGGACAGCCCGCGCAGGCGATATAG
- a CDS encoding lysophospholipid acyltransferase family protein, giving the protein MTQDVNSTTSSGGHNDPQQSPLPQQATADLKKPAKAKKPEKNLYEPYDTPLIAWNLIRILARIIFPFVMRVRVLGRKNLPSKGPLIIAANHLSWTDIPLIPAFLPYKVVAMAKEEAFHSNVGWLVRFMGGFPVKRGEGDRQAIRTADEQLKQGKVLLIFPEGTRSKTHTLAKGHAGLGMIALRSGAPVVPVAIWGSEHVLKKFRPRVTIAYGPPIILKPAGTKITREDIDVATEQVMRSIAAMLPPAYKGVYGEEGRRVMPDDESPESL; this is encoded by the coding sequence ATGACGCAGGATGTCAATTCAACTACCTCTTCTGGTGGGCACAACGACCCGCAACAATCGCCGCTTCCGCAACAGGCAACAGCTGATCTGAAAAAGCCAGCTAAGGCAAAAAAGCCGGAAAAAAATCTGTATGAACCGTATGATACGCCGCTCATCGCCTGGAATCTGATTCGTATTCTGGCGCGCATTATCTTTCCGTTTGTCATGCGCGTGCGCGTGCTGGGCCGCAAGAATCTCCCATCGAAAGGGCCTCTCATTATCGCAGCCAACCATCTTTCGTGGACTGATATTCCGCTCATTCCCGCCTTTCTTCCTTATAAAGTGGTCGCGATGGCGAAAGAGGAGGCTTTCCATAGCAATGTAGGCTGGCTTGTGCGCTTCATGGGCGGCTTCCCGGTCAAGCGTGGTGAAGGTGACCGCCAGGCCATCCGCACAGCTGATGAACAGTTGAAACAGGGCAAAGTGCTGCTGATATTTCCTGAGGGCACGCGCAGCAAGACGCACACACTGGCAAAAGGGCATGCAGGCCTGGGCATGATCGCGCTGCGCTCGGGCGCCCCGGTCGTGCCGGTAGCGATCTGGGGCAGCGAACACGTGCTGAAAAAGTTTCGCCCGCGCGTTACCATCGCCTATGGTCCACCGATCATCCTGAAACCGGCGGGTACAAAGATCACGCGCGAAGATATCGACGTGGCGACCGAGCAGGTCATGCGTAGCATCGCGGCGATGCTGCCCCCCGCATACAAGGGTGTGTATGGGGAAGAGGGAAGAAGGGTAATGCCAGACGACGAGAGTCCCGAAAGCCTGTAG
- a CDS encoding VOC family protein, producing the protein METDVFAPEIRFGLAALSVSHLERSIAFYRETLGFRLVQRDNDNALLGVDTAMLLLIQEKDAGPRPINALGLYHIAILVPGRADLAGSLRHLREVAYPLRDASDHIVSEALYLDDPDGNGIEIYRDRPRSTWPWQNGRLYGSNSSEPLDLENLLSELDENDYTWRGLPSRTCIGHIHLQVADLGHAATFYRKAFGLDETITGIAGACFLAAHGYHHHLGLNTWNSLGASRPRENVVGLRFFVICLRDAAAVERIAAQLEAAGIPWERWKHRGHGADLNALVLHDADGNTILVMADLPQSNEEVISLAKMQR; encoded by the coding sequence ATGGAAACTGATGTATTCGCTCCCGAAATCCGCTTCGGCCTGGCCGCGCTGAGTGTCTCGCACCTGGAACGCTCCATCGCGTTTTACCGCGAGACGCTTGGCTTTCGGCTGGTGCAGCGTGACAATGACAATGCCCTGTTGGGCGTGGACACGGCTATGCTCCTGCTTATCCAGGAGAAAGATGCAGGCCCCAGGCCCATCAACGCCCTGGGCCTGTATCACATCGCGATCCTGGTACCTGGCAGAGCAGACCTGGCAGGCTCCCTGCGTCACCTGCGCGAGGTTGCTTATCCACTGCGCGATGCCTCCGATCACATCGTGAGCGAGGCGCTTTACCTCGACGATCCCGATGGCAACGGCATCGAGATCTATCGCGATCGCCCGCGCAGCACCTGGCCCTGGCAGAACGGGCGCTTGTATGGCTCAAATAGCAGCGAACCGCTGGACCTGGAGAACTTACTGTCGGAACTGGACGAGAACGACTATACCTGGCGAGGTTTACCATCCCGCACATGTATCGGGCATATCCATTTGCAGGTTGCCGATCTCGGCCATGCTGCGACCTTCTACCGCAAAGCGTTCGGTCTGGACGAGACAATCACGGGCATCGCAGGAGCGTGTTTTCTTGCCGCGCACGGCTACCATCACCATCTTGGCCTGAACACCTGGAACAGTCTGGGGGCATCACGCCCGCGCGAGAATGTCGTTGGGCTACGCTTCTTCGTCATCTGCCTGCGGGATGCGGCGGCAGTCGAGCGCATCGCAGCACAACTGGAGGCGGCAGGTATTCCCTGGGAACGCTGGAAACACCGGGGACACGGGGCAGACTTGAACGCGCTCGTACTGCATGACGCGGATGGCAATACCATTCTTGTCATGGCCGATCTGCCGCAAAGCAACGAGGAGGTGATCTCGCTCGCGAAAATGCAGAGATGA
- a CDS encoding pseudouridine synthase produces MTQQEGERLARFLARAGVASRRHAEELIAAGRVQVNGATITSQGTRINPQRDTVTVDGKAVQTPTRHVYIMLHKPTGYVTTAADPQGRPTVLDLLPVELRRLRVYPVGRLDIDTSGLLLLTNDGDFAQRMTHPRYSTEKHYEALVRGCPTEEALAALREGVTVVVDDERSYRTSPAQVRILQRAGANCRLALTIHEGRKRQVRRMISTVGYKVLELKRVAVGKLTLGDLPVGEWRYLRDEEVRGLM; encoded by the coding sequence ATGACGCAGCAGGAGGGCGAAAGGCTGGCGCGGTTTCTGGCGCGTGCGGGCGTGGCATCGCGCCGCCATGCCGAGGAGCTTATCGCAGCCGGGCGCGTGCAGGTGAACGGTGCTACGATTACCAGTCAGGGCACGCGCATCAATCCGCAACGCGATACGGTGACCGTCGATGGTAAGGCGGTGCAGACCCCCACCCGGCACGTCTATATCATGCTGCACAAGCCCACCGGCTACGTCACCACAGCCGCTGATCCGCAGGGCCGCCCGACCGTACTGGATCTGCTCCCTGTCGAACTGCGCCGCCTGCGTGTCTATCCGGTGGGCCGCCTGGATATTGATACCAGCGGCCTGCTCCTGCTGACCAACGACGGCGACTTCGCGCAGCGCATGACCCATCCTCGCTACTCGACTGAGAAGCACTATGAAGCGCTGGTGCGGGGCTGTCCAACTGAGGAAGCCCTGGCCGCCCTGCGCGAAGGAGTAACGGTGGTCGTGGATGACGAACGCAGCTACCGCACCTCGCCCGCGCAAGTACGCATTTTGCAGCGCGCGGGCGCGAATTGCAGGCTGGCGCTGACAATCCACGAGGGGCGCAAAAGGCAGGTGCGCCGGATGATCTCTACCGTAGGATACAAGGTTTTGGAGTTGAAACGAGTGGCCGTGGGGAAGCTCACGCTGGGGGATTTGCCGGTGGGGGAGTGGAGGTATTTAAGGGATGAAGAGGTGAGAGGGCTGATGTGA
- a CDS encoding ester cyclase translates to MSAEQNRTLGYRWADLWNHEKELSVIDEIVDPNFVSHSAPPGLAPGIEGVRQWATLFRKAFPDIYSVADDVIVEGDKVVERFTSGGTHKGDFFGMPPTGVSGSITGINIFRVKDGKIVEHWGNSDDLGLMQQLGMIPSMA, encoded by the coding sequence ATGTCAGCAGAACAGAACAGGACGTTAGGTTATCGTTGGGCGGATTTATGGAACCACGAGAAAGAACTCAGCGTCATTGATGAGATCGTCGACCCCAATTTCGTCTCACACAGCGCGCCGCCTGGATTAGCGCCGGGTATCGAGGGAGTTCGACAATGGGCCACGCTCTTCCGTAAGGCTTTCCCGGATATCTATTCGGTCGCCGATGACGTGATCGTTGAGGGCGACAAAGTAGTAGAGCGTTTTACATCAGGGGGAACGCACAAAGGGGATTTCTTCGGCATGCCACCAACCGGCGTAAGCGGCTCAATCACCGGCATCAACATCTTTCGTGTCAAAGATGGCAAAATTGTCGAGCACTGGGGCAACAGCGACGACCTGGGCCTGATGCAGCAACTTGGTATGATTCCATCGATGGCGTAA
- a CDS encoding LysM peptidoglycan-binding domain-containing protein, with amino-acid sequence MQVHQRIWHYLQQHRIASIVIGHISVIGILGLLVLGNGLGMNIFGAFAQSACSSGDQTYIVVSGDTLGGIAARYGTTWQKLATYNHIPNPNLIYINQKVCIPGAHLGGSGGSGGLNAPKGLGNFFPYGQCTWYANQRYYQLHGIYVPWTTQSDAWQWTARAYQFGWHVSSSPTVGAIVDLQPWVQGAYSLGHVAVVERILQNGNVIASNMNWGIYYWEVTYVQFSPGPGVTFITY; translated from the coding sequence ATGCAAGTACACCAGCGAATCTGGCACTATCTTCAGCAGCATCGAATAGCCAGTATTGTGATCGGACACATCTCGGTGATCGGGATACTGGGCTTACTCGTCCTGGGGAATGGGTTGGGGATGAACATATTTGGCGCCTTCGCGCAATCCGCCTGCTCCAGCGGGGATCAGACGTATATCGTCGTGAGCGGCGATACATTGGGAGGCATCGCGGCCCGTTATGGTACAACCTGGCAGAAACTGGCCACCTATAATCATATTCCCAATCCCAATCTGATTTACATCAATCAGAAAGTGTGCATCCCAGGCGCACATTTAGGCGGCTCCGGTGGCTCCGGCGGCTTGAACGCGCCAAAAGGCCTGGGGAATTTCTTCCCCTATGGCCAGTGTACGTGGTATGCCAATCAGCGTTACTACCAGTTGCACGGCATTTACGTGCCGTGGACGACGCAATCGGATGCCTGGCAGTGGACCGCGCGCGCCTACCAGTTTGGCTGGCACGTCTCAAGCTCGCCAACGGTCGGGGCTATTGTGGATTTGCAGCCATGGGTGCAGGGAGCGTATAGCCTGGGGCACGTAGCCGTGGTCGAGCGCATCCTTCAGAATGGGAATGTTATCGCCAGCAATATGAACTGGGGCATCTATTACTGGGAGGTAACATATGTGCAGTTTTCTCCAGGCCCTGGTGTAACGTTCATCACCTATTAA
- a CDS encoding response regulator: MSSRILVIDDDQSILDLYRLLLESEGYEVFASLLPYEHLADIEALHPDLIILDVKLGEHYGGLLLLQKLKLYRPTKDIPIILCTAAVQTMQEQEETLRQKGIPVIYKPFDVDELLLIIRQFLPSSPLEANM; the protein is encoded by the coding sequence ATGTCTTCTCGCATTCTGGTTATTGATGATGACCAATCCATTCTCGATCTCTACCGCTTGCTGCTCGAATCTGAAGGCTATGAGGTATTTGCTTCGCTGCTCCCCTACGAGCACCTGGCCGATATTGAGGCGCTGCATCCCGATTTAATCATCCTGGATGTCAAGTTGGGCGAGCATTATGGTGGCCTGCTTTTATTGCAGAAACTGAAGCTCTACCGGCCAACAAAAGACATTCCCATCATCCTCTGCACGGCAGCGGTACAGACCATGCAGGAGCAAGAGGAAACGCTGCGCCAGAAAGGTATTCCCGTGATTTATAAACCGTTTGACGTGGATGAACTCTTGCTGATCATTCGCCAGTTTCTTCCGTCCTCACCACTGGAAGCAAACATGTGA